From a single Nostoc sp. MS1 genomic region:
- a CDS encoding D-alanyl-D-alanine carboxypeptidase/D-alanyl-D-alanine-endopeptidase, with translation MLELLSSGLVSIWLEMAGVKIRPADALDVVTWQSSPGLVIANDPNPAGFNTVKDYLQGLITTKLIAQNLESSQGVWLQSGPMLMANHQGTTPLPAASLTKIATSLAAFTTLGPEYQFETTIATNGSVVNGVLQGDLIINGNGDPMFVWEEAIALGNTLNKMGIKQVKGNLVITGNFAMNFQRYPVLAGQMLKQALNSKTWTRPAIYIHSIMPKGTPKPQVAINGTIKYSAQPVPKQTLLVRHRSIPLKQILKEMNVYSNNEIAQMLADDIGGHQVVQTKAAKLARVPQEEIQLINGSGLGPENRISPRAVCAMLMALQQEAATYQLNLADLFAMSGFDHRGTLHSRHLPPDTVIKTGTLRDVSALAGVVPTRDRGLVWFAIINRGPQVGAFRQQQDKLLQRIVQLLQVAPSTPTALTPHSPNSLPDLGDTKRSEIVYGG, from the coding sequence TCGGGTTTGGTTTCTATCTGGCTGGAAATGGCTGGGGTAAAAATCAGACCTGCGGATGCTCTAGATGTGGTAACTTGGCAAAGTAGCCCTGGCTTAGTTATTGCAAATGACCCTAATCCAGCAGGATTTAATACGGTCAAGGACTACCTCCAAGGATTAATTACAACAAAACTCATAGCCCAGAATCTAGAAAGTAGCCAAGGAGTTTGGTTACAGTCGGGGCCGATGTTAATGGCTAATCATCAAGGGACTACGCCTTTGCCGGCTGCTTCCCTGACTAAAATTGCTACTTCGCTGGCAGCTTTTACAACTCTGGGGCCAGAGTATCAATTTGAAACTACGATCGCTACTAATGGATCAGTAGTTAATGGTGTGTTACAAGGCGATTTAATTATTAATGGCAACGGCGATCCTATGTTTGTTTGGGAAGAAGCGATCGCTTTAGGTAACACTCTCAATAAAATGGGGATTAAGCAAGTTAAGGGTAATTTGGTAATTACAGGCAATTTTGCTATGAATTTCCAACGTTACCCCGTATTGGCTGGGCAAATGCTCAAACAAGCATTAAATTCTAAAACTTGGACTCGTCCGGCAATTTACATCCATTCCATCATGCCGAAGGGAACACCAAAGCCACAGGTAGCAATTAACGGCACAATTAAATACTCAGCCCAACCTGTCCCTAAACAAACTTTACTGGTACGTCATCGTTCTATACCCTTGAAGCAGATTCTCAAGGAAATGAACGTATACAGTAACAATGAAATAGCTCAAATGTTGGCAGATGATATAGGTGGACACCAAGTAGTACAGACCAAGGCTGCCAAATTAGCAAGAGTACCACAGGAAGAAATTCAATTAATTAATGGTTCTGGACTAGGCCCAGAAAATCGTATTTCACCCAGAGCAGTTTGTGCAATGTTAATGGCATTGCAACAAGAAGCTGCGACTTATCAACTCAACTTGGCAGACTTATTTGCGATGTCTGGTTTTGACCATAGAGGTACATTACACTCTAGGCATCTCCCCCCGGACACTGTAATTAAAACTGGTACTCTGCGTGATGTAAGTGCTTTAGCTGGAGTTGTCCCAACCCGCGATCGCGGTTTAGTTTGGTTTGCTATCATTAACCGTGGCCCCCAAGTTGGCGCTTTCCGTCAACAACAAGACAAACTCCTGCAACGTATCGTGCAACTGTTACAAGTAGCACCGAGTACACCCACAGCCCTCACACCCCACTCACCTAATTCCTTACCCGACCTTGGCGATACTAAACGGAGTGAAATTGTGTATGGAGGTTAG